One genomic region from Rosa rugosa chromosome 1, drRosRugo1.1, whole genome shotgun sequence encodes:
- the LOC133726991 gene encoding probable polyol transporter 6, whose translation MQPQSKAHSLSLSHLHIKSTSSNLNRLRIESQILLINNCEILEIMDEIEASHSEDPLKKSGMNKYTIVCALLASTNSILLGYDIGVMSGAVILIKDYFRITRTQHEILVGTLNVFSLIGSLASGKTSDIIGRRYTIVLAACTFLIGALLMGLAPSYPFLMAGRCVAGIGVGYALMIAPVYTVELSPAMNRGFLTSLPEVFITFGLLLGYIVNYALSGLPLHLSWRLMLGLAAVPAIGIGFGVLAMPESPRWLVMKGKLSEAKKVLIRTSASEEEAQLRLEEITKAAIQGPESAHEGGSVWKEILLRPTRPTRRMLVAAIGINFFMQASGNDGVVYYCPEVFKAAGIHNKRQLFGVNAIMGLAKALFVLVSALKLDKYGRRPLLLLGSAGMVVSLFGLGLGSKFLEHSTKKPIWAIALCIVAVCADVSFFSIGLGPITWVYSSEIFPMRLRAQASSLAISVNRLVSGVVSMTFLSISHKITFGGIFFVFAGIMLVGTVFFYFFLPETKGRTLEDMETIFEDRDTTKINRVREMRDVP comes from the exons ATGCAACCACAAAGCAAAGCTCATTCACTCTCTCTTTCCCACCTGCATATCAAATCCACCTCTTCAAACCTCAACCGCCTGAGAATCGAATCGCAGATCCTCCTCATCAACAATTGCGAGATTTTGGAAATCATGGATGAAATCGAGGCCTCTCATTCAGAAGATCCTCTTAAAAAATCCGGGATGAACAAGTACACAATCGTCTGCGCTCTTCTTGCCTCCACAAACTCCATTTTATTGGGTTATG ATATTGGAGTGATGAGTGGTGCGGTGATTTTGATCAAGGATTATTTCAGAATCACACGAACCCAACATGAGATCTTGGTAGGAACCCTAAATGTGTTCTCTTTAATAGGGTCACTAGCATCAGGCAAGACATCGGATATTATAGGAAGGCGTTACACCATAGTGTTAGCTGCATGCACATTTCTGATAGGTGCACTCCTCATGGGCCTAGCACCGTCCTATCCGTTTCTAATGGCGGGGCGGTGCGTGGCCGGAATTGGTGTCGGCTACGCCCTCATGATCGCTCCTGTGTACACAGTCGAGCTCTCACCTGCCATGAACCGGGGTTTTCTGACCTCTCTGCCCGAGGTGTTCATCACTTTTGGTTTGTTACTTGGGTACATAGTCAACTATGCATTGTCTGGCTTACCATTGCATTTAAGTTGGAGACTAATGTTAGGGTTAGCGGCGGTGCCGGCGATTGGTATTGGTTTTGGGGTGCTAGCAATGCCTGAATCTCCTCGTTGGCTTGTAATGAAAGGCAAACTAAGTGAAGCGAAGAAGGTTCTGATCAGAACATCAGCTTCTGAAGAGGAAGCTCAATTGAGGCTTGAGGAAATAACTAAGGCTGCTATTCAAGGCCCAGAATCGGCCCATGAAGGTGGTTCAGTTTGGAAGGAGATTTTGTTACGGCCCACTAGGCCCACCCGGCGGATGCTCGTTGCTGCTATTGGGATCAACTTCTTCATGCAGGCTTCTGGAAACGACGGGGTGGTGTACTACTGTCCCGAAGTGTTCAAGGCTGCCGGAATTCATAATAAAAGACAACTCTTTGGTGTGAATGCCATTATGGGCCTTGCCAAGGCCCTATTTGTGTTGGTATCGGCGTTGAAATTGGACAAGTACGGGAGGCGACCGCTTTTGTTATTGGGCTCTGCGGGAATGGTGGTCTCATTATTTGGGTTGGGCCTCGGGTCAAAGTTTCTCGAGCATTCGACTAAGAAACCGATTTGGGCAATTGCGTTGTGTATCGTGGCAGTTTGTGCCgatgtttctttcttttcaattgGGCTTGGGCCCATAACGTGGGTCTACTCTTCGGAAATCTTCCCGATGAGACTACGGGCCCAAGCTTCGAGCCTCGCCATTTCGGTGAACCGGTTAGTGAGTGGAGTGGTGTCAATGACATTTCTAAGCATTTCTCACAAGATCACATTTGGGGGAATATTTTTCGTGTTCGCTGGAATAATGCTGGTCGGTACGGTATTCTTTTACTTCTTC